A single window of Microbispora hainanensis DNA harbors:
- the rpmJ gene encoding 50S ribosomal protein L36 has translation MKVKPSVKKICDKCKVIRRHGRVMVICDNLRHKQRQG, from the coding sequence ATGAAGGTCAAGCCGAGCGTCAAGAAGATCTGCGACAAGTGCAAGGTGATTCGCCGGCACGGTCGCGTCATGGTGATCTGCGACAACCTGCGCCACAAGCAGCGCCAGGGCTGA
- the infA gene encoding translation initiation factor IF-1 yields MAKKDGAIEIEGTVIESLPNAMFRVQLDNGHKVLAHISGRMRMHYIRILPDDRVVVELSPYDLSRGRIVYRYK; encoded by the coding sequence ATGGCCAAGAAAGACGGCGCCATCGAGATTGAGGGCACTGTTATTGAGTCGCTTCCGAACGCCATGTTCCGGGTGCAGCTCGACAACGGTCACAAGGTCCTGGCCCACATCAGCGGGCGGATGCGGATGCACTACATCAGGATCCTGCCCGACGACCGGGTGGTCGTGGAGCTCAGCCCCTACGACCTGAGTCGCGGACGGATCGTCTACCGGTACAAGTAG
- the rpsM gene encoding 30S ribosomal protein S13 — protein sequence MARLVGVDLPRDKRLEIALTYIFGIGRTRAKEILDATGISPDLRVHQLTDAELVPMRDYIEANYKIEGDLRREIQADIRRKIEIGCYQGIRHRKGLPVHGQRTQTNARTRKGKKKTVAGKKKPGKK from the coding sequence ATGGCCCGCCTGGTTGGCGTCGACCTCCCCCGCGACAAGCGGCTGGAGATCGCTCTCACCTACATTTTCGGAATCGGCCGCACCCGCGCCAAGGAGATCCTTGACGCGACCGGCATCAGCCCCGACCTGCGCGTCCACCAGCTCACGGACGCCGAGCTCGTCCCGATGCGTGACTACATCGAGGCGAACTACAAGATCGAGGGTGACCTCCGCCGCGAGATTCAGGCCGACATCCGACGCAAGATCGAGATCGGCTGCTACCAGGGCATCCGGCACCGCAAGGGGCTGCCTGTCCATGGTCAGCGGACGCAGACGAACGCGCGCACCCGCAAGGGTAAGAAGAAGACCGTCGCCGGCAAGAAGAAGCCGGGCAAGAAGTAG
- the rpsK gene encoding 30S ribosomal protein S11 — MPPKSRQGAPKKVRRKEKKNVAHGHAHIKSTFNNTIVSITDPNGNVISWASAGHVGFKGSRKSTPFAAQMAAENAARRAMEHGMRKVDVFVKGPGSGRETAIRSLQATGLEVGSIQDVTPVPHNGCRPPKRRRV, encoded by the coding sequence ATGCCGCCGAAGAGCCGCCAGGGCGCACCGAAGAAGGTGCGCCGCAAGGAGAAGAAGAACGTCGCTCACGGGCACGCCCACATCAAGAGCACGTTCAACAACACGATCGTTTCGATCACCGACCCGAACGGGAACGTGATCTCCTGGGCCAGCGCCGGCCACGTCGGGTTCAAGGGCTCCCGTAAGTCCACCCCGTTCGCCGCGCAGATGGCTGCCGAGAACGCCGCCCGCCGCGCCATGGAGCACGGCATGCGCAAGGTCGACGTCTTCGTCAAGGGTCCCGGCTCCGGCCGTGAGACCGCGATCCGTTCGCTGCAGGCGACCGGTCTTGAGGTCGGGTCCATCCAGGACGTGACCCCGGTCCCGCACAACGGCTGCCGTCCGCCCAAGCGCCGTCGCGTCTGA
- the rpsD gene encoding 30S ribosomal protein S4, whose amino-acid sequence MARYTGPDCKLCRREKTKLFLKGKKCESAKCPIEIRPYPPGEHGRGRPKESEYQLQLREKQKTRRIYGVLEKQFHNYYEEANRKAGKTGENLLQILESRLDNVVYRAGFAESRDAARQQVRHGHFLVNGKKVDIPSYRVREHDIIEVREKSRNLLPYEVARATAGDKTVPAWLGVSAENMRILVHQLPVRQQIDTLVQEQLIVELYSK is encoded by the coding sequence ATGGCTCGTTACACGGGTCCGGACTGCAAGCTCTGCCGCCGTGAGAAGACCAAGCTCTTCCTCAAGGGCAAGAAGTGCGAGTCCGCCAAGTGCCCCATCGAGATCCGCCCGTACCCGCCGGGTGAGCACGGCCGCGGCCGTCCGAAGGAGTCGGAGTACCAGCTCCAGCTCCGTGAGAAGCAGAAGACCCGCCGCATCTACGGCGTCCTCGAGAAGCAGTTCCACAACTACTACGAGGAAGCCAACCGCAAGGCGGGCAAGACGGGTGAGAACCTGCTCCAGATCCTGGAGAGCCGTCTCGACAACGTGGTCTACCGCGCCGGTTTCGCCGAGTCGCGTGACGCGGCCCGCCAGCAGGTGCGCCACGGCCACTTCCTCGTGAACGGCAAGAAGGTCGACATCCCGTCGTACCGCGTGCGCGAGCACGACATCATCGAGGTCCGCGAGAAGTCGCGCAACCTGCTTCCGTACGAGGTGGCCCGCGCGACCGCCGGCGACAAGACCGTCCCGGCCTGGCTGGGCGTCTCCGCCGAGAACATGCGCATCCTCGTGCACCAGCTCCCGGTCCGCCAGCAGATCGACACGCTGGTCCAGGAGCAGCTGAT